Proteins from a single region of Paramormyrops kingsleyae isolate MSU_618 chromosome 9, PKINGS_0.4, whole genome shotgun sequence:
- the LOC111839003 gene encoding uncharacterized protein, with translation MARLYPAPLMLLFIARLASLQASSAAARVKLHLMHYADGEAREFTNTFKTTDQSINLRSSGHYGKDGKLGFDPGDAAPAFQIKTLAGEFVYPPAAGLKFSLIIHAYTNKSAFLECLWTSESSLTDLVEGFPNNSQALFVSYDDTAAADALWMREQIQRVATAQRRNDILARVHFSPLPVHELGNWIPSVLYSWSYSGLPQVVFTSPEWDMPLVAKRLDARYDWLMGRWGQKSFNLVGAGDGCKPSPAVAGAVAWLSEGNCSFFTKVRNMASSEASGILVYAGMGHPIQDMNCEGSECFTLLTIPASMVHAQPAVDLAIQTGKPVTVSFQTTTFPNFFMGIDQQGALAEMGLLIYPSFRFFNWQAQWFDFSERLRERLGVPVRDVTVLEDVVMQGDSGAVATVDLPSGMTDFNILELEASLSCPGKRDVTCPPWDHTVQLYVCCDHFSALCNQELGRWITAFHRGTGHWLTDVSPLIPLLNSGRCTFTMKTVPWAKPWVAGLRLRFSHTNHTGNQSDQLYPFSLMPLYTGGVFDKEYNKRFQPINFTVPLSTKKVEVYAVITGHGSDENGCGEFCVTSHHFLINGVHKNSRVFDSAGTALGCAMRAGEGAVPNEYGTWLYGRGGWCDGLQVDPWRTDITKQLNLTGPNSLIYFGLYQDKDPNPTSNPGNIIMSSYLVFYK, from the exons ATGGCTCGGCTTTATCCAGCGCCCTTGATGCTTTTATTCATCGCCAGACTCGCGTCGCTTCAGGCCAGTTCAGCGGCAGCCAGAGTGAAGCTTCATCTAATGCATTATGCGGATGGTGAAGCGAGGGAATTTACTAACACGTTCAAAACTACAGATCAGAGCATTAATTTGCGTTCCAGTGGACATTATGGCAAGGACGGAAAACTGGGGTTTGACCCAGGCGATGCGGCCCCGGCTTTTCAGATAAAAACCCTCGCTGGGGAGTTTGTGTATCCACCTGCAGCGGGATTGAAGTTTTCGTTAATCATTCATGCGTACACTAACAAATCGGCTTTCCTCGAGTGTTTATGGACGTCGGAGTCCTCTCTGACGGACCTGGTTGAAGGTTTCCCTAATAACTCTCAAGCGCTCTTTGTGTCTTATGATGACACGGCGGCAGCAGATGCACTGTGGATGAGGGAGCAGATTCAACGGGTGGCAACTGCACAGAG GCGGAACGACATATTGGCCAGGGTACATTTCTCTCCTCTGCCTGTCCATGAGCTGGGAAACTGGATTCCCAGTGTGCTGTACTCTTGGAGTTACTCTGGACTTCCCCAAGTCGTTTTCACCTCTCCAG AATGGGACATGCCTTTGGTTGCCAAAAGGTTGGATGCGAgatatgattggctgatgggacgctggggtcagaAGTCCTTTAACCTGGTTGGTGCAGGAGATGGGTGCAAACCCTCACCTGCTGTCGCAGGTGCCGTCGCATGGCTGTCTGAGGGAAACTGCTCGTTTTTTACAAAG GTGAGGAACATGGCTTCATCAGAAGCCAGTGGCATTCTGGTGTACGCTGGCATGGGACACCCGATTCAGGACATGAACTGTGAGGGGAGCGAGTGCTTCACACTGCTCACCATACCAGCGTCGATGGTGCATGCGCAGCCGGCCGTGGACCTTGCTATTCA GACAGGGAAGCCGGTGACGGTGTCCTTCCAGACCACAACTTTTCCTAACTTCTTCATGGGAATTGACCAGCAGGGAGCATTGGCAGAGATGGGCCTCCTTATCTACCCGTCGTTCCGGTTTTTCAACTGGCAAGCCCAGTG GTTCGATTTCTCTGAGCGTTTACGAGAGCGGCTTGGAGTCCCGGTGCGTGACGTCACGGTGCTTGAGGACGTCGTGATGCAGGGGGACAGTGGAGCCGTCGCCACCGTTGATCTGCCATCAG GTATGACGGATTTCAACATTTTGGAGCTTGAGGCCTCACTGTCCTGTCCGGGGAAGCGTGATGTGACCTGTCCTCCTTGGGACCACACGGTGCAGCTGTACGTGTGCTGCGACCACTTCAGCGCACTCTGCAACCAGGAGCTCGGCCGCTGGATCACCGCGTTCCACAG AGGCACTGGCCACTGGTTGACGGACGTGTCCCCGTTAATTCCACTGCTGAACAGCGGAAGGTGCACGTTCACCATGAAGACGGTGCCGTGGGCCAAGCCGTGGGTGGCAGGTCTACGCCTGCGATTCAGTCACACCAACCACACCG GGAACCAGTCTGACCAGCTTTACCCATTCAGCCTAATGCCGCTGTATACCGGAGGAGTATTTGACAAGGAATACAACAAAAGATTTCAGCCAATCAATTTCACCGTACCGCTATCTACTAAAAAA GTGGAGGTCTACGCCGTGATCACTGGGCACGGGAGCGACGAGAACGGCTGCGGGGAGTTCTGCGTGACATCACATCATTTCCTGATCAATGGCGTCCACAAGAACTCCCGCGTATTTGACTCTGCAG GCACGGCGCTGGGCTGTGCCATGAGGGCCGGCGAGGGCGCTGTGCCCAATGAGTATGGCACCTGGCTGTACGGCCGCGGCGGCTGGTGCGATGGCCTGCAGGTGGACCCTTGGAGGACAGACATCACGAAGCAG CTGAATTTGACTGGGCCCAATTCTCTCATCTACTTTGGTTTGTACCAGGATAAGGACCCTAACCCCACATCCAATCCGGGAAATATTATCATGTCCTCCTATCTTGTCTTTTACAAATAA